The following proteins are co-located in the Sporolactobacillus pectinivorans genome:
- a CDS encoding phosphatase PAP2 family protein, whose protein sequence is MIRISQFKINVFLIIGSIALLLFTLESVTIAQNIHRVGNFDFYTIQTIQNHISPFNTSLMISATQLGSPVIMVLFSVLLQLLLLKNKKYELAIWSLATFVIGAVIINPFLKILIARPRPMFHRIVHESGFSYPSGHVIAATLFYGMLAIMAIFYFKKIYTQITVIFIAGILVTLVMVSRIYLGVHYPSDVIAGVLLGTAIDFFSAGIFAVNSAALHRFFQRYTDSKNGDQEHQESHHHLNT, encoded by the coding sequence ATGATCAGAATCAGTCAGTTTAAGATTAATGTGTTCCTTATTATTGGTAGTATTGCCCTGCTTTTATTCACCTTAGAAAGCGTCACAATTGCACAAAATATACACAGAGTCGGTAATTTTGACTTTTATACGATACAAACCATCCAGAATCATATATCTCCTTTCAACACCAGCCTGATGATCTCGGCAACCCAGCTTGGCAGCCCTGTCATTATGGTACTGTTCTCCGTTCTTCTTCAGTTGCTGCTGTTAAAAAATAAAAAATACGAATTGGCCATCTGGTCTCTCGCTACATTTGTCATTGGAGCAGTTATCATTAATCCTTTCCTGAAAATTTTAATTGCGCGTCCGCGCCCAATGTTTCACCGGATCGTTCATGAATCCGGATTCAGTTATCCAAGTGGACACGTGATTGCAGCCACACTGTTTTATGGCATGCTGGCAATCATGGCTATTTTTTATTTTAAAAAAATCTATACGCAGATAACAGTGATTTTTATCGCGGGTATTCTCGTTACCTTAGTTATGGTCTCAAGGATATACCTGGGGGTACATTATCCAAGTGATGTTATTGCGGGTGTCCTTCTGGGCACCGCAATAGACTTTTTCTCCGCTGGTATATTTGCTGTTAACAGCGCTGCGCTTCATCGTTTCTTTCAACGATATACAGACAGCAAGAATGGAGATCAGGAACATCAGGAAAGTCACCATCATTTAAATACCTGA
- a CDS encoding ArnT family glycosyltransferase, translated as MKRLTNSIDLCLVVIVCLSLALNLWGTWRIDIPNSYYMAATVSMVQNFHNFFFASFDPAGFVSIDKPPLDFWIQAVSALIFGIHGWSVILPQALAETGSVFVIYYLVRPSFGVVSARIASLLMAITPVAVAVSRTNNVDSLLVLVLLIGTLFLFKSVGDGKKKNLFLMLAFVFIGLGFNIKMLEAYMIVPAFIIFYLIASNEKWRTKFSKLFLAICIMTVVSLAWALTVDSTAKEARPYVGSSMSNSVTDLAFGYNGTQRLMGQSTGLSGSGSVDSVQSPKLSAGLTRLFRVGYGTQISWFLPFALFSIPAVLLFLGKKKPKNWYKEKKGRETLFWITFFIPVFFVFSFAGFFHRYYFIMLAPSIAVLCGIGWSVMYQSYKNHEGLRPYVFPFSLLATLALQVIYVGYYNLVAGLVLALGGLLVFSYFGFRHMGMPPRHLKLRNRFLVRASLLIILSISPFYWSLTPVLFGGNYALPEAGPQLENPIQALEAPSVQTDRHLIHYLSIHQSSDTFLFGTIDAPSAAPYIIKTGKPVMAIGGFNGTDPIIGPKQLEQLVQKGRIHYFYLPATNPSNHLWITSWLRTHGRLIETNQWEGSSAATNKSTGQYALQRNNIGQLYELNTRYFSQNMNGN; from the coding sequence TTGAAAAGGCTGACAAACAGTATAGATCTCTGTTTGGTTGTGATCGTGTGCCTGTCTCTGGCACTTAATCTATGGGGCACTTGGAGAATAGATATTCCCAATTCTTACTACATGGCTGCCACAGTCAGTATGGTACAGAATTTTCACAATTTCTTTTTTGCTTCATTTGATCCTGCGGGTTTTGTCTCTATTGATAAACCACCGCTCGATTTCTGGATTCAGGCCGTTTCGGCACTGATTTTCGGAATACATGGCTGGAGTGTTATTCTTCCTCAGGCACTGGCGGAGACAGGCTCTGTTTTTGTCATTTATTATTTGGTCAGGCCTTCTTTTGGTGTGGTGAGTGCGCGCATCGCATCACTATTGATGGCCATAACTCCTGTTGCTGTCGCTGTTTCAAGGACAAACAATGTGGATTCACTCCTCGTTTTAGTGTTACTGATTGGTACCTTGTTTCTTTTCAAATCGGTTGGTGACGGCAAAAAGAAAAATCTATTTCTAATGCTTGCATTTGTGTTCATCGGCCTCGGTTTTAATATTAAAATGCTGGAAGCTTATATGATAGTGCCTGCTTTTATCATTTTTTATCTAATCGCTTCGAATGAAAAATGGAGAACAAAATTCAGCAAGCTGTTTCTGGCTATCTGCATCATGACTGTTGTTTCTCTTGCGTGGGCATTGACCGTAGATTCCACCGCTAAAGAAGCCCGTCCCTATGTCGGGAGCAGCATGAGTAATTCCGTGACAGATCTGGCATTCGGTTATAACGGAACTCAGAGGCTGATGGGGCAATCCACCGGTCTCTCGGGCAGCGGAAGTGTGGACAGCGTTCAGTCACCGAAACTGTCAGCCGGCCTTACCCGGCTGTTTCGGGTTGGCTATGGAACCCAGATCAGCTGGTTTCTCCCTTTCGCCCTGTTCAGCATTCCGGCAGTCTTGCTCTTTTTAGGAAAAAAGAAGCCGAAAAACTGGTACAAAGAAAAAAAGGGCAGAGAAACACTTTTTTGGATTACTTTTTTTATCCCGGTATTTTTTGTTTTCAGTTTTGCCGGTTTTTTTCATCGTTATTATTTTATTATGCTGGCGCCCTCAATTGCTGTATTGTGCGGGATCGGCTGGTCTGTCATGTATCAGAGCTACAAGAATCATGAAGGGCTGAGACCTTATGTCTTTCCTTTTTCCCTTTTAGCGACTCTGGCCCTCCAAGTCATCTATGTTGGCTATTACAATCTTGTGGCAGGGCTGGTTCTGGCCCTCGGCGGATTGCTTGTTTTCAGTTATTTTGGTTTCAGGCACATGGGTATGCCTCCCCGCCATCTGAAATTAAGAAATCGCTTTCTTGTGCGTGCTTCTCTCTTGATTATACTAAGTATTTCACCTTTTTACTGGTCACTGACCCCAGTTTTATTTGGTGGAAACTATGCTTTGCCGGAAGCGGGTCCACAATTGGAAAACCCGATACAAGCCTTGGAAGCACCAAGCGTACAGACTGACAGGCATCTTATCCATTATTTGTCGATACATCAATCATCAGACACTTTCCTTTTTGGAACGATCGATGCCCCCAGCGCCGCACCCTATATTATTAAAACAGGAAAACCGGTCATGGCAATCGGCGGATTTAATGGAACAGATCCGATTATAGGTCCGAAACAGTTAGAACAACTAGTCCAGAAGGGAAGAATTCACTACTTTTACCTACCGGCAACGAACCCTTCCAATCATCTCTGGATCACCAGCTGGCTCAGGACTCACGGGAGGCTGATTGAAACCAACCAGTGGGAAGGTTCTTCTGCCGCAACAAACAAGAGCACAGGTCAGTACGCTTTGCAAAGGAATAACATCGGTCAACTCTATGAGTTGAATACGCGTTATTTCTCACAGAATATGAACGGCAACTGA
- a CDS encoding potassium channel family protein, which produces MKKYYEAFMFVLVVISLITISFENDFVNILDWIIWGIFVIDYFYFLFRSKNKKQYFKTHLIELVAIVPFSSGFRLARGLRLIRLLRLTAIGSRYVGPVYAFLKERGLHKIFIALFIIILVTPIPVSMIEPHMHDYFDALWWTIVTTTTVGYSDISPVTPVGRVIAVVLMIFGIGLIGIVTSSITSILIEDSNKKDKLTNIINDIRELSDEDKEILRQYVNRATDKIEN; this is translated from the coding sequence ATGAAAAAATATTATGAAGCGTTCATGTTTGTTCTGGTTGTAATTTCACTTATTACCATTTCTTTTGAAAATGATTTTGTGAACATATTAGATTGGATTATTTGGGGAATATTTGTGATTGATTATTTCTATTTTCTGTTCAGGTCGAAGAACAAAAAACAATATTTCAAAACCCATCTGATTGAACTTGTCGCCATAGTCCCCTTTAGTTCTGGATTTCGCCTAGCCCGAGGCCTTCGCTTAATCCGTCTTCTCAGGTTAACGGCCATTGGTAGCCGATATGTCGGCCCAGTTTATGCTTTTCTTAAAGAACGCGGGCTACATAAAATATTTATCGCTCTTTTCATCATTATCTTAGTCACGCCTATTCCTGTTTCTATGATCGAGCCACACATGCATGACTATTTTGATGCGCTGTGGTGGACAATCGTTACGACTACGACCGTTGGCTACAGCGACATATCTCCCGTGACACCGGTAGGCCGAGTCATTGCAGTCGTACTAATGATATTCGGAATAGGATTGATCGGAATCGTGACCAGCTCTATTACGTCCATCCTGATTGAGGACAGCAATAAAAAAGACAAGTTAACAAATATCATCAACGATATAAGGGAACTAAGCGACGAGGATAAAGAAATTTTACGACAATACGTAAATAGAGCAACAGATAAAATAGAGAATTAA
- a CDS encoding sporulation protein Cse60, translated as MKAKLITRTNPMEFEKDMNILLERIDDDLVDIEFSSPRNEREQHYSALVIYKEKTSNA; from the coding sequence ATGAAAGCGAAACTCATCACTCGAACAAATCCAATGGAATTTGAAAAAGACATGAATATATTATTAGAAAGAATTGACGATGACCTTGTAGATATTGAATTTAGCTCTCCGAGGAATGAAAGAGAACAACACTATTCAGCATTAGTTATTTATAAAGAGAAAACAAGCAACGCCTAA
- a CDS encoding DUF1259 domain-containing protein, whose translation MAEMENTCQQFADILHGKSKFENGVCSITLRRTFNVIIQGKTSVDVADVEVLFESLDSSGNALNLAEIAVLQEEVPPFVWSVSQQGIIVSALHNHWIFTQPTILYIHLQSVEPPLIFAKKLANSFLYLNSKPVS comes from the coding sequence ATGGCTGAAATGGAAAATACTTGTCAGCAATTTGCAGATATTCTTCATGGAAAATCTAAGTTTGAAAATGGCGTTTGTTCTATTACATTGCGCAGAACTTTTAATGTAATTATTCAAGGAAAGACAAGTGTCGATGTCGCTGACGTTGAAGTCTTATTTGAATCACTTGACTCATCAGGAAACGCACTTAATTTAGCTGAAATAGCTGTCCTTCAAGAAGAAGTTCCTCCATTCGTTTGGTCAGTCTCTCAACAGGGAATCATCGTAAGTGCTCTTCACAATCATTGGATATTTACACAGCCAACTATTTTATATATACACCTACAATCTGTTGAACCACCTCTGATATTTGCTAAGAAACTTGCAAATTCTTTTTTGTATTTGAACAGTAAACCTGTTTCTTAA
- a CDS encoding YjcZ family sporulation protein, producing MGYDGGYSDGCGCHIHHHNNFALIVVLFILLIIVGATFMY from the coding sequence ATGGGTTATGATGGAGGATATAGTGATGGTTGTGGTTGCCACATACACCACCACAATAACTTTGCTCTGATCGTTGTTCTATTCATTCTGCTGATTATTGTCGGCGCAACTTTCATGTATTAA
- a CDS encoding tyrosine-type recombinase/integrase, which yields MHHQHAKLSELSISYAILKENIFVFPQLKKTYMGKQYTENVIYHEMLHENDRCSFNKRLTPHKLRHTFTSLAAEAEIPLDDIRAMLGHYNDEITRKVYEHVTKNRRKKCHISSVNLCDKSNNFLKCGHSPLLFMKNPSISTSTIVRIINKLAYFQEKYSPAFL from the coding sequence TTGCATCATCAACATGCCAAACTCAGCGAACTGAGTATCTCTTATGCAATATTAAAAGAAAATATATTCGTGTTTCCGCAACTAAAGAAAACCTATATGGGGAAACAGTATACTGAAAATGTGATATACCACGAAATGCTGCATGAAAATGATAGATGTTCTTTTAACAAGCGGCTGACGCCACACAAACTACGTCACACATTCACTTCGCTGGCCGCTGAGGCTGAGATACCGCTTGATGACATCAGAGCAATGTTAGGTCACTACAACGATGAGATTACAAGAAAGGTATATGAGCACGTGACTAAAAATCGGCGAAAAAAATGTCACATAAGTTCGGTGAATTTATGCGACAAGAGCAATAATTTCTTGAAATGTGGTCATAGCCCTTTACTTTTTATGAAAAATCCTTCTATATCAACATCAACGATTGTCAGGATCATCAATAAATTGGCGTATTTTCAGGAGAAATATTCTCCAGCCTTTCTTTAA
- a CDS encoding dihydrolipoamide acetyltransferase family protein has product MTIEKMAMPQLGESVTEGTISQWLVSVGDKVSKYDPIAEVTTDKVNAEVPSSFSGKITALLASEGDTLPVGQPICSIDVEDGKTLSLDSIKSETPASAVAASEEKDTSMKKRYSPAVLRLAQEHDINLEQLNGTGRGGRITRKDVERFIEQNSKAVSASESKIPKDPAGASSFADAMAQAAAVQPSSLTVKDEAGDVDVPLTGVRRAIARNMVRSKHEIPHAWTMIEVDVTNLVNYRNQIKNLFQKKEGYKLTYLPFFIKAIVAALKEYPRMNSTWAGDKIIEKKAVNISLAVAAEDALYVPVIKNADERSIKGLAIAIDEMASKVRNNNLSPEDMRGGTFTINNTGSFGSIQSQPIINYPQAAILSIESIVKRPVVVNNMIAIRDMVNLCISIDHRVLDGLITGHFLARIKERLENISPENTPIY; this is encoded by the coding sequence ATGACTATTGAAAAAATGGCAATGCCGCAACTGGGAGAGAGTGTCACCGAAGGAACGATCAGCCAGTGGCTCGTGTCTGTCGGAGATAAGGTCAGCAAATACGATCCGATTGCTGAAGTCACAACTGACAAGGTCAATGCCGAAGTTCCGTCGAGCTTTTCAGGGAAAATTACTGCATTGCTTGCCAGTGAGGGAGATACCCTCCCAGTCGGACAACCGATCTGTTCCATTGATGTGGAAGATGGAAAAACGCTTTCTCTCGATTCAATAAAATCTGAAACCCCTGCATCTGCTGTTGCGGCATCCGAAGAAAAAGATACCTCAATGAAAAAACGTTATTCACCGGCAGTTCTTCGTCTTGCTCAGGAGCATGATATCAATCTGGAACAGTTAAACGGTACGGGCAGAGGCGGACGGATTACACGCAAGGATGTAGAAAGATTCATTGAACAAAATTCAAAAGCGGTCAGTGCATCGGAATCAAAAATTCCGAAAGATCCAGCGGGTGCATCTTCTTTTGCCGATGCAATGGCTCAGGCCGCAGCCGTTCAGCCTTCCTCGCTAACAGTCAAGGATGAGGCCGGTGATGTGGATGTGCCGCTTACCGGCGTCCGCCGCGCCATCGCCAGGAATATGGTCCGCAGCAAGCATGAGATTCCGCATGCATGGACAATGATTGAAGTCGATGTCACGAATCTTGTCAATTACAGGAATCAAATCAAAAATCTTTTCCAGAAAAAAGAAGGCTATAAGCTGACATACCTTCCATTTTTCATTAAAGCGATTGTAGCTGCTCTTAAAGAATATCCACGGATGAACAGCACATGGGCCGGGGACAAAATTATTGAGAAAAAGGCTGTCAATATTTCACTTGCAGTTGCGGCTGAAGATGCGTTATATGTTCCTGTGATTAAGAATGCCGATGAGAGGAGCATCAAGGGACTGGCCATCGCAATCGACGAAATGGCTTCGAAGGTCCGCAACAACAATCTGTCACCTGAAGACATGCGGGGCGGAACGTTCACAATCAACAATACTGGATCATTTGGGTCGATTCAGTCACAGCCGATTATCAATTATCCGCAAGCTGCCATTTTGTCCATTGAGTCCATTGTCAAGCGGCCGGTGGTTGTCAACAATATGATTGCGATCAGGGATATGGTCAATCTCTGCATTTCGATTGACCACCGTGTGCTCGATGGACTGATAACGGGTCATTTTCTTGCCCGGATTAAAGAAAGGCTGGAGAATATTTCTCCTGAAAATACGCCAATTTATTGA
- a CDS encoding alpha-ketoacid dehydrogenase subunit beta, which translates to MAIISYIEAVTQALKEEMERDENVIVMGEDVGKRGGVFQATKGLFEEFGEERIIDTPLAESAIVGVGIGAAMYGLRPVAEMQFSDFMLPAANQIISEAAKTRYRSNNDWSVPLTIRAPYGGGVHGGIYHSQSMEAIFANVPGLKIVMPSTPYDVKGLLKASIRSNDPVIFFEHKRAYRLIKGEVPNEDYTLPIGKADIKREGDDVTVITYGLAVHFALQAAEKLAGEGISAHILDLRTVYPLDKEAVIEAAKRTGKVLLVTEDNKEGSVMSEVAATIAENCLFDLDAPIRRLAAPDAPSMPYAAPLEKQFLLSPEKLEQAIRDLAEY; encoded by the coding sequence GTGGCAATCATTTCATATATAGAAGCAGTGACACAAGCGCTCAAAGAAGAAATGGAACGCGATGAGAACGTCATTGTTATGGGGGAAGACGTCGGCAAACGCGGCGGTGTTTTTCAGGCGACCAAGGGCCTGTTTGAGGAATTTGGAGAGGAAAGAATCATTGACACGCCGCTTGCCGAATCAGCAATTGTCGGTGTCGGAATCGGAGCGGCCATGTATGGCCTGCGTCCAGTGGCCGAGATGCAGTTTTCTGATTTTATGCTTCCCGCAGCCAATCAGATTATTTCAGAAGCGGCGAAAACTCGTTACCGTTCGAACAATGACTGGTCGGTACCGCTGACCATTCGTGCACCTTATGGCGGCGGCGTACACGGCGGAATCTATCATTCCCAGTCGATGGAGGCCATTTTTGCCAATGTACCGGGTCTGAAAATAGTGATGCCATCCACTCCCTATGACGTTAAAGGCTTACTTAAAGCTTCCATCCGTTCAAATGATCCGGTTATTTTCTTTGAACACAAAAGAGCGTATCGGTTGATCAAGGGTGAAGTTCCGAATGAAGACTACACTTTGCCGATTGGAAAGGCGGATATCAAAAGAGAAGGTGATGACGTCACAGTCATTACCTACGGACTTGCGGTACACTTTGCCCTTCAGGCGGCTGAAAAACTGGCCGGAGAAGGAATCTCAGCACATATTCTGGATCTGCGTACCGTTTACCCGCTTGACAAAGAGGCTGTGATTGAAGCAGCAAAAAGGACGGGAAAAGTACTGCTCGTCACTGAAGATAATAAAGAGGGCAGTGTAATGAGTGAAGTAGCGGCAACGATTGCTGAAAACTGCCTGTTTGATCTGGATGCTCCGATTAGAAGGCTAGCCGCACCGGATGCGCCGTCAATGCCTTACGCGGCTCCATTGGAAAAACAATTTTTGCTGAGTCCGGAGAAGCTTGAACAGGCGATCCGTGATCTGGCGGAATATTAA
- a CDS encoding thiamine pyrophosphate-dependent dehydrogenase E1 component subunit alpha, with translation MIQINREEKIMQNRHHVLGFSDQDVLNMYEIMLVTRRFDERLWLLNRSGKIPFVVSGQGQEAAQVGAAFALNREKDYVAPYYRDYGFVLAWGMTLREMMLNNFAKAEDPNSAGRQMPGHFGYRKLRMLTHSSPVTTQNPHAVGIALAAKLKGDDIVSFVTFGEGSSNQGDFHEACNFAGVHKLPVIFMCENNHYAISVGLKHQLSCEHVSDRAQGYGMFGKTFDGNDPLAAYAAVKEAADRAHRGEGPSLLEANCYRLTPHTSDDNDMTYRTKEEVDEAKKHDGVLTFASYLRGLDILTAEKEKEMEERIKRGIDDATDYAEKAPFADPDSVLRYVYEEKN, from the coding sequence ATGATACAAATAAACAGGGAGGAAAAGATCATGCAAAATCGCCACCATGTTCTGGGATTTTCAGATCAGGACGTTTTAAATATGTACGAGATCATGTTGGTAACACGCCGGTTTGATGAACGCCTGTGGCTGCTGAACCGTTCAGGGAAAATACCCTTTGTTGTTTCGGGCCAGGGACAGGAGGCTGCTCAAGTCGGAGCTGCGTTCGCATTGAACAGAGAAAAAGATTATGTTGCGCCTTACTATCGGGATTATGGTTTTGTACTTGCCTGGGGCATGACACTCCGTGAAATGATGTTAAACAATTTTGCCAAAGCAGAAGATCCGAACTCAGCAGGACGGCAGATGCCCGGCCATTTCGGGTACCGAAAACTGCGAATGCTGACACATTCTTCACCGGTTACTACCCAAAATCCGCATGCGGTGGGAATCGCCCTGGCTGCCAAGCTGAAGGGTGACGACATTGTCAGTTTCGTTACGTTTGGTGAAGGATCATCCAATCAGGGAGATTTCCATGAAGCTTGCAATTTTGCCGGAGTGCACAAGCTGCCGGTCATCTTCATGTGCGAAAATAACCATTATGCGATCTCTGTCGGATTGAAACATCAGCTGTCCTGTGAACATGTTTCCGACCGGGCACAGGGCTACGGCATGTTTGGAAAAACATTTGACGGCAATGATCCACTGGCCGCTTATGCTGCAGTAAAGGAAGCTGCCGATCGGGCGCATCGCGGTGAGGGTCCCTCTCTGCTTGAAGCAAACTGCTATCGGCTGACCCCGCATACGAGCGACGACAATGATATGACTTACCGGACAAAAGAAGAGGTCGATGAGGCAAAGAAGCACGACGGTGTACTGACGTTCGCCAGCTATCTGCGCGGGCTCGATATTTTGACGGCTGAAAAGGAAAAAGAAATGGAAGAACGGATCAAGAGAGGAATTGACGATGCGACTGATTATGCTGAAAAGGCACCGTTTGCCGATCCGGATTCCGTTCTCCGTTATGTGTATGAGGAAAAGAACTGA
- the lpdA gene encoding dihydrolipoyl dehydrogenase yields the protein MAKNYDLVLLGGGTGGYVAAIRASQLGLKTAIVEKDALGGTCLHKGCIPTKALLRSAEVYTTMKKSGTFGIDISEAVLHFSKVQERKQEIVEKLHNGVLQLMKKGKIDIYKGYGRILGPSIFSPISGSISVAYEDHRENDVLTSKNVIIATGSRPRSLSGLDIDGTRVMTSDEALQLSECPASILIVGGGVIGAEWASMLADFGAKVTVVEYTDRLVPTEDQAISQAMARSFKKRGIIVFTKAKILPETLKKTDSISIEAEIGDKRETFTAEKMLVSVGRLPNSEDIGLANTSIEIENGYIKTNAFGQTKESHIYAIGDVIGGLQLAHVAAREGVKAVEHMAGLYVEAIDEDLVPKCIYTHPEAASIGMTEEEAKKDHEIKIGKVPFGAIGKALVYGESGGFAKIIADKESNDILGVHIYGPHATDLIGEAALAKLLDASPWEIAETIHPHPTLTEVIGEAALAVDGRAIHI from the coding sequence ATGGCCAAAAATTATGACCTGGTCCTATTAGGAGGTGGCACAGGTGGATATGTCGCGGCAATCCGTGCCAGCCAGCTTGGGCTGAAGACAGCCATCGTGGAAAAAGACGCACTCGGCGGGACTTGTCTGCATAAGGGATGCATTCCAACTAAAGCGCTGCTTAGAAGTGCCGAAGTTTACACGACGATGAAAAAGAGCGGAACTTTTGGCATCGACATATCTGAAGCAGTGCTCCACTTTTCCAAGGTTCAGGAACGGAAACAGGAGATTGTTGAAAAGCTGCACAATGGCGTCCTTCAGCTGATGAAAAAAGGGAAAATCGATATCTATAAAGGTTACGGCCGGATACTCGGCCCTTCGATTTTTTCCCCCATTTCGGGATCCATTTCGGTCGCATACGAGGATCATCGCGAGAATGATGTTTTGACGTCTAAGAATGTGATCATTGCAACCGGATCCAGGCCGCGATCATTGAGTGGACTGGATATTGATGGAACCCGGGTGATGACTTCTGATGAAGCACTTCAACTGTCAGAATGCCCGGCATCTATTTTGATCGTCGGAGGCGGTGTGATCGGGGCGGAATGGGCATCGATGCTGGCCGATTTCGGTGCGAAAGTGACGGTCGTGGAGTACACGGACCGATTGGTTCCGACCGAAGACCAAGCCATATCACAGGCGATGGCCAGAAGCTTTAAGAAACGGGGTATCATTGTTTTTACGAAGGCTAAGATTCTCCCGGAAACATTAAAAAAAACAGATTCGATTTCGATAGAAGCGGAAATCGGCGATAAACGTGAAACTTTTACTGCAGAAAAAATGCTCGTTTCGGTCGGCAGGCTCCCGAATTCAGAAGATATTGGGCTGGCGAACACGTCAATTGAGATCGAAAATGGGTACATCAAAACTAATGCTTTTGGACAGACGAAAGAATCGCATATTTATGCGATCGGAGATGTGATCGGCGGGCTGCAGCTGGCGCATGTGGCAGCACGTGAGGGCGTTAAGGCCGTTGAACATATGGCGGGACTCTATGTTGAAGCCATTGACGAAGACCTTGTACCCAAATGTATTTATACGCATCCGGAGGCGGCGTCAATTGGTATGACGGAGGAAGAGGCTAAAAAAGACCATGAGATTAAAATCGGCAAAGTTCCTTTTGGGGCGATAGGAAAAGCACTTGTTTATGGAGAGTCTGGAGGTTTTGCTAAAATCATTGCTGATAAAGAAAGCAATGATATTCTCGGCGTTCATATTTACGGCCCACACGCGACCGATTTGATCGGTGAAGCGGCACTGGCAAAGCTGCTGGATGCTTCGCCGTGGGAAATAGCGGAAACCATTCATCCGCATCCGACACTGACGGAAGTCATTGGTGAAGCGGCACTGGCTGTTGACGGGAGAGCGATTCATATATGA
- a CDS encoding helix-turn-helix transcriptional regulator, translating to MINHIKIARVEAGMTQLDLAEKTGVTRQTISLIEKGKYNPTLKLCLAICYTLNRSLDELFWVENKEENH from the coding sequence TTGATAAACCATATAAAAATTGCCCGCGTTGAAGCAGGGATGACGCAACTGGATCTGGCGGAAAAAACAGGGGTAACAAGACAAACCATCAGCCTGATTGAAAAAGGAAAATACAATCCAACCCTTAAGTTATGCCTTGCTATCTGTTATACGCTGAATAGATCCCTGGATGAACTTTTCTGGGTTGAAAACAAGGAGGAGAACCATTGA
- a CDS encoding branched-chain amino acid ABC transporter substrate-binding protein has protein sequence MKKIKDERLILITLKNVRIAFIFQTLSILAILIYTAIVSGPNVAFDSPLFFVMTVTTVIFFYLQMGVSVDIEATEKKQKKRMPYYGLVLIASAIGLIVGLLLLTTDSNHPIDALISGFVFFGCFLAAFSFSYYLRKKREKEDD, from the coding sequence TTGAAAAAAATCAAAGATGAACGTTTAATTCTTATCACATTAAAGAATGTGCGGATCGCCTTTATTTTCCAAACGCTTAGCATTTTGGCTATTTTGATTTATACAGCGATCGTCAGCGGCCCAAATGTAGCCTTTGACTCTCCTTTGTTCTTTGTCATGACAGTAACAACTGTTATATTTTTTTACTTGCAGATGGGTGTCTCGGTGGACATAGAAGCAACCGAAAAAAAGCAGAAAAAACGTATGCCCTATTACGGACTTGTTTTAATCGCTTCCGCCATCGGTTTGATCGTCGGATTGCTGCTTCTGACCACTGACTCCAATCATCCGATTGATGCACTGATCAGCGGTTTTGTTTTTTTTGGTTGTTTCTTAGCCGCTTTTTCTTTTTCTTATTACCTCAGAAAAAAACGGGAGAAGGAGGACGATTAG
- a CDS encoding DUF4064 domain-containing protein — translation MKRTGEFTLSIIAGAINCLALISGLRAVSVNPSALKQQLSAAGSQLSAQEVANIIHLSNLVGTLLIIFSIISIILMIVALILLKRSNRAKLGGWLLVFAGIASLVEVVPAILYIIAGIMALVRKPAE, via the coding sequence ATGAAAAGAACAGGTGAATTTACGCTATCAATTATTGCAGGCGCCATCAATTGTCTGGCCTTAATCTCAGGATTACGCGCAGTTTCAGTGAACCCGTCCGCTTTAAAGCAGCAGCTCAGTGCTGCCGGCAGCCAACTGAGTGCACAGGAAGTGGCCAACATCATACACCTGAGCAATTTAGTTGGGACTTTACTCATTATTTTTTCGATCATCAGCATTATTTTAATGATTGTTGCACTCATTCTTCTAAAACGCAGCAACAGGGCGAAACTTGGTGGATGGCTGCTGGTTTTCGCCGGCATCGCCAGCCTGGTGGAAGTCGTTCCGGCCATTCTCTACATCATTGCCGGCATCATGGCTTTAGTCAGGAAACCCGCAGAATAA